One region of Oryza sativa Japonica Group chromosome 5, ASM3414082v1 genomic DNA includes:
- the LOC4339230 gene encoding uncharacterized protein, with product MALSFLNTPPSKLAPKPSFPPPSRQFAPPQRQRSLLHLSLLLREQQPPRPVRSSSSTQAGAAPSPPSSREEAVSQARSCLAAALRKPLGKQRKQQRQPRFRAEIPVVDDSPGSLARLASDVFSSGLGLSRKGGGGGAPARLLLVWPSSEEMGVALREPHDWGESTAHAQLDAVAPDALSSCDAAVFLAPGRSQVEKMKAAADALDTKPVVMFNPAWSFDEEEEGFAGGARGFVGSFSVVYSFTGLEVRGLLSKKKGVLLRCVDGGRFGGESWVLMVEDDAAAPASEQFKVVSRLKRRPTIGEVETMLYNVMAANSPVTKSARFLRGLVSNVTGGRKEKKQ from the coding sequence ATGGCCTTGAGCTTCCTGAACACTCCTCCCTCCAAACTCGCGCCCAAACCGTCGTTCCCGCCACCATCTCGGCAGTTCGCGCCACCGCAGCGGCAGCGATCTCTTCTCCATCTCTCGCTGCTCCTCCgcgagcagcagccgccgcgacCCGTCCGCTCCTCGTCGTCCACGCAGGCGGGCGcggccccctcgccgccgtcgtcgagggaGGAGGCCGTGTCCCAGGCGAGgtcctgcctcgccgccgcgctgcgcaAGCCGCTCGGCAAGCAGAggaagcagcagcggcagccgcGGTTCCGCGCCGAGATACCAGTCGTCGACGACTCGCCGGGCTCCCTCGCGCGCCTCGCCTCCGACGTGTTCTCGTCGGGCCTCGGCTTGTcgaggaagggcggcggcggcggcgcgccggcgaggctgcTGCTCGTGTGGCCGTCCTCCGAGGAGATGGGTGTGGCTCTACGGGAGCCCCATGATTGGGGGGAATCCACGGCGCACGCGCAGCTCGACGCGGTGGCGCCCGACGCGCTGAGCAGCTGCGACGCCGCCGTGTTCCTGGCGCCCGGGCGGTCGCAGGTGGAGAAGAtgaaggccgccgccgacgcgctgGACACCAAGCCGGTGGTCATGTTCAACCCGGCGTGGAGcttcgacgaggaggaggaggggttcgccggcggcgcgaggggatTCGTGGGCTCCTTCAGCGTGGTGTACTCCTTCACGGGGCTGGAGGTGAGGGGCCTTCTGAGCAAGAAGAAGGGTGTGCTGCTCCGGTGCGTCGACGGCGGCAGGTTCGGCGGCGAGAGCTGGGTGCTCATGGtggaggacgacgccgccgcgccggcgtcggAGCAGTTCAAGGTGGTGTCGCGGCTGAAGCGGCGGCCGACGATCGGCGAGGTGGAGACCATGCTGTACAACGTCATGGCCGCAAACTCGCCGGTGACCAAGTCGGCAAGATTCCTCCGGGGGCTCGTGTCCAATGTCAccggaggaaggaaggagaagaagcaaTGA
- the LOC9272665 gene encoding uncharacterized protein: protein MGLFSWWRRGGGGSPEPAKGAGGAGVAEVAAAGGTQGAVEVLRRQRQADATVFEFGSAAESGAAVTLAGYCPVSDDLEPCRWELVPAAGEGAPQFRIVF, encoded by the coding sequence ATGGGGCTCTTctcgtggtggcggcggggcggcggcggctcgccggagcCGGCGAAGGGAGCGGGTGGCGCGGGTGTGGCGGAGGTCGCGGCGGCCGGGGGCACGCAGGGGGCGGTGGAGgtgctgcggcggcagcggcaggcggACGCGACCGTCTTCGAGTTCGGGTCGGCGGCGGAGTCCGGCGCCGCCGTGACGCTCGCGGGGTACTGCCCCGTGTCCGACGACCTCGAGCCCTGCCGCTGGGAGCTCgtcccggccgccggcgagggcgcgccGCAGTTCCGCATCGTCTTCTGA
- the LOC4339231 gene encoding 22.3 kDa class VI heat shock protein translates to MPPRRGIEVRQAVGDGAAPRWRMSLLENTFSSFLQSIGGGVAADGAAARAVFGEGSLFSPFLFGKFFDPADAFPLWEFEPEVLLAALRRGARTTVDWAETDSEYYLRADIPGGRKCDVEVSGDDAMRVVDVSGLWRAAPPPPPPDGRDWRAGRWWEHGFVRRVELPEDADWRKVEAFFDDGEGLLEIKVPKSGDAHQAAAATA, encoded by the exons atgccgccgcggcgggggatCGAGGTCCGGCAGGCGGTCGGCGACGGAGCAGCGCCGAGGTGGCGCATGTCGCTGCTGGAGAACACGTTCAGCTCGTTCCTGCAGtcgatcggcggcggcgtggcggcggacggggcggcggcgagggccgtGTTCGGGGAGGGGTCGCTGTTCAGCCCCTTCCTGTTCGGCAAGTTCTTCGACCCGGCCGACGCCTTCCCGCTGTGGGAGTTCGAGCCGGAGGTGCTGctcgccgcgctccgccgcgGGGCCAGGACCACCGTCGACTGGGCCGAGACGGACTCCGAGTACTACCTCAGAGCTGACATACCAG GTGGGAGGAAATGCGACGTGGaggtgagcggcgacgacgccatGAGGGTGGTCGACGTCAGCGGGCtgtggcgggcggcgccgccgccgcctccgccggacgGCCGGGACTGGCGCGCCGGGCGGTGGTGGGAGCACGGCTTCGTCCGGCGCGTCGAGCTGCCGGAGGACGCGGACTGGAGGAAAGTGGAGGCCTTcttcgacgacggcgaggggttGCTCGAGATCAAGGTGCCCAAGTCCGGCGACGCCCACCAagcggcggccgccaccgcctga
- the LOC4339232 gene encoding scarecrow-like protein 32, with translation MDMEHELRGGGVGAAAHGHGSICFSGGPVLVDGRRIQQLLLHCAAALESNDVTLAQQAMWVLNNIASSQGDPSQRLTSWLLRALVARACRLCAAAPAGAAVEFLERGRAPPWGRAMSVTELADYVDLTPWHRFGFTASNAAILRAVAGASAVHVVDLSVTHCMQWPTLIDVLSKRPGGAPAIRITVPSVRPAVPPLLAVSSSELGARLAIFAKSKGVQLEFNVVESATTTSPKKTSTTLCQELASVLSDPPSLGLRDGEAVVVNCQSWLRHVAPDTRDLFLDTVRALNPCLLTVTDEDADLGSPSLASRMAGCFDFHWILLDALDMSAPKDSPRRLEQEAAVGRKIESVIGEEDGAERSEPGARLAERMSRKGFAGVVFDEEAAAEVRRLLSEHATGWGVKREDDMLVLTWKGHAAVFTGAWTPN, from the coding sequence ATGGACATGGAGCATGAGCtcaggggcggcggcgtcggggcggcggcgcatgggCATGGCTCCATCTGCTTCTCCGGCGGGCCGGTGCTCGTCGACGGGCGACGCATCCAGCAGCTGCTCCTCCactgcgccgccgcgctcgagtCCAACGACGTGACGCTGGCGCAGCAGGCCATGTGGGTGCTCAACAACATCGCCTCCTCGCAGGGGGACCCCAGCCAGCGGCTCACGTCGTGGCTGCTCCGCGCGCTCGTCGCCCGCGCGTGCCGTCtctgcgcggcggcgccggcgggcgccgCCGTGGAGTTTCTGGAGAGAGGCCGGGCACCGCCGTGGGGGAGGGCCATGTCGGTGACGGAGCTCGCCGACTACGTCGACCTCACCCCGTGGCACCGGTTCGGCTTCACGGCGTCCAACGCCGCCATCCTCCGCGCCGTGGCCGGCGCATCCGCCGTGCACGTCGTCGACCTCAGCGTCACGCACTGCATGCAGTGGCCGACGCTCATCGACGTGCTGTCCAAGCGGCCCGGTGGCGCGCCGGCGATCCGGATCACCGTGCCGTCCGTGCGCCCCGCCGTCCCGCCGCTTCTCGCCGTGTCGAGCTCGGAGCTCGGAGCCCGGCTCGCCATCTTCGCCAAGTCCAAAGGCGTGCAGCTGGAGTTCAACGTCGTCGAGagcgcgacgacgacgtctcCGAAGAAGACGTCGACGACGCTGTGCCAAGAACTCGCGTCCGTGCTGTCCGACCCGCCGTCGCTGGGGCTAAGGGACGGCGAGGCGGTCGTCGTGAACTGCCAGAGCTGGCTCCGGCACGTCGCGCCGGACACGAGGGACCTCTTCCTCGACACGGTCCGGGCGCTGAACCCCTGCCTGCTCACCGTCACCGACGAGGACGCCGACCTGGGCTCCCCGAGCCTCGCGTCGCGCATGGCGGGCTGCTTCGACTTCCACTGGATCCTGCTCGACGCGCTCGACATGTCGGCGCCCAAGGACAGCCCGCGGCGGCTGGAGCAGGAGGCGGCCGTCGGGCGGAAGATCGAGAGCGTCATCGGCGAGGAAGACGGCGCCGAGCGCTCGGAGCCCGGCGCGAGGCTCGCCGAGAGGATGAGCCGGAAAGGGTTCGCCGGCGTCGTGttcgacgaggaggcggcggcggaggtgcgaCGATTGCTGAGCGAGCACGCCACGGGGTGGGGCGTGAAGCGGGAAGACGACATGCTGGTGCTGACGTGGAAGGGGCACGCCGCCGTGTTCACCGGCGCTTGGACGCCCAACTAG
- the LOC4339233 gene encoding uncharacterized protein isoform X1, with protein sequence MVAPTTTAASPPAMDRRVQRLVSGVAAAAATVSLLYLISHASTSCFPGATTLPLARFPRTSCDAASRRVVPPGRRLAKLRASARWRRRSVALASSSAFASLRGLRLLAGSSRALCLAAGAGHAVDALRAEGVGDVTGIDFVDFPPLVRRADPHHLPFSDGAFDLIFSDDPAGFSGALFPSRFAAEAERAVRSGGTIALAVDRHLDPSAVAVLFKRSRIVDQRDLTMDGSQSYAGVTSFTFNPEHTRQKEEGNQNARKQGRKTAYI encoded by the exons ATGGTCGCCCCAACCACCACCGCtgcatcgccgccggcgatggacCGGCGAGTCCAGCGGCTGGTcagcggcgtcgccgccgccgcggccaccgtctCGCTCCTGTACCTCATCTCCCACGCCTCCACCTCCTGCTTCCCCGGCGCCACGACGCTTCCCCTCGCCCGCTTCCCGCGAACCTCCTGcgacgccgcctcccgccgcgtcgtgccgccgggccgccgcctcgcgaagctccgcgcctccgcgcgctggcgccgccgctccgtggCACTGGCATCCTCCTCCGCATTCGCCTCGCTCCGTGGCCTCCGCCTTCTAGCTGGCTCCTCCCGTGCCCTCTgcctggccgccggcgccggccacgcCGTCGACGCGCTCCGCGCCGAGGGGGTCGGTGACGTCACCGGGATCGACTTCGTCGACTTCCCGCCGCTCGTTCGCCGCGCTGACCCCCACCACCTCCCCTTCTCTGACGGCGCCTTCGACCTCATCTTCTCCGACGACCCCGCGGGGTTCTCCGGCGCCCTCTTCCCGTCCAGGTTCGCCGCGGAAGCCGAGCGCGCCGTCCGTTCTGGAGGCACCATCGCGCTCGCCGTCGATCGGCACCTCGATCCGTCGGCCGTCGCGGTGCTCTTCAAGAGGTCCCGCATTGTAGACCAGAGGGAtctcaccatggatggatcacaG AGTTATGCTGGGGTTACCAGCTTTACATTCAACCCAGAGCACACAAGGCAAAAAGAGGAGGGCAACCAAAATGCCAGAAAGCAGGGTAGAAAAACAGCTTATATCTAA
- the LOC4339233 gene encoding uncharacterized protein isoform X2 translates to MVAPTTTAASPPAMDRRVQRLVSGVAAAAATVSLLYLISHASTSCFPGATTLPLARFPRTSCDAASRRVVPPGRRLAKLRASARWRRRSVALASSSAFASLRGLRLLAGSSRALCLAAGAGHAVDALRAEGVGDVTGIDFVDFPPLVRRADPHHLPFSDGAFDLIFSDDPAGFSGALFPSRFAAEAERAVRSGGTIALAVDRHLDPSAVAVLFKRSRIVDQRDLTMDGSQVRMLIFQSNGTTLNSH, encoded by the coding sequence ATGGTCGCCCCAACCACCACCGCtgcatcgccgccggcgatggacCGGCGAGTCCAGCGGCTGGTcagcggcgtcgccgccgccgcggccaccgtctCGCTCCTGTACCTCATCTCCCACGCCTCCACCTCCTGCTTCCCCGGCGCCACGACGCTTCCCCTCGCCCGCTTCCCGCGAACCTCCTGcgacgccgcctcccgccgcgtcgtgccgccgggccgccgcctcgcgaagctccgcgcctccgcgcgctggcgccgccgctccgtggCACTGGCATCCTCCTCCGCATTCGCCTCGCTCCGTGGCCTCCGCCTTCTAGCTGGCTCCTCCCGTGCCCTCTgcctggccgccggcgccggccacgcCGTCGACGCGCTCCGCGCCGAGGGGGTCGGTGACGTCACCGGGATCGACTTCGTCGACTTCCCGCCGCTCGTTCGCCGCGCTGACCCCCACCACCTCCCCTTCTCTGACGGCGCCTTCGACCTCATCTTCTCCGACGACCCCGCGGGGTTCTCCGGCGCCCTCTTCCCGTCCAGGTTCGCCGCGGAAGCCGAGCGCGCCGTCCGTTCTGGAGGCACCATCGCGCTCGCCGTCGATCGGCACCTCGATCCGTCGGCCGTCGCGGTGCTCTTCAAGAGGTCCCGCATTGTAGACCAGAGGGAtctcaccatggatggatcacaGGTTAGGATGCTCATCTTCCAGAGTAATGGCACTACCTTGAACTCGCATTAA
- the LOC4339234 gene encoding probable indole-3-acetic acid-amido synthetase GH3.4, giving the protein MPEAVAAAVSPAAAAATAMCAEHREKLEHIERVTRNAGQEQRRVLEEILAQNAQAEYLRRLGVPGDAPGADEAFRRLAPLVTYEDILPDVLRIANGDTSPILSGKPVSEFLTSSGTSGGERKLMPTIEEEMERRSGLYSLLMPVMSRQVPGLDKGKAMYLYFVKSEWRTPGGLPARPVLTSFYRSRYFLERPHDPYTVYTSPDEAVLCEDAYQSMYAQLICGLVHRADVLRVGAVFASGFLRAIRFLEKHWPSLCRDIRAGELDGGVTDPAVRGAVGRVLRGADPALADAIEAECARPSWQGIIRRVWPSTKYIDVIVTGAMAQYIPTLEFYGGGLPLACTMYASSECYFGLNLNPMCKPSEVAYTLIPTMCYFEFLPVNSGANDVAAPEPDHRGLVDLVDVKLGHEYELVVTTYSGLYRYRVGDVLRVAGFKNAAPMFAFVRRKNVALSIDSDKTDEAELHAAVTEAVQHLAPFGASLVEYTSYADTATTIPGHYVLFWELRSPAGGTPVPASVFEDCCLAVEEGLNSVYRQCRAADRSIGPLEIRVVADGTFDKLMDYALSRGASINQYKAPRCVRPGPVVELLDGRVQATYFSPKCPKWCAGGNKQWISSGAAAKKTTTTCDSLAV; this is encoded by the exons ATGCCGGAGGCGGTAGCGGCCGcggtgtcgccggcggcggcggcggcgacggcgatgtgcGCGGAGCACCGGGAGAAGCTCGAGCACATCGAGCGCGTGACGAGGAACGCGGGGCAGGAGCAGCGCCGCGTGCTGGAGGAGATCCTGGCGCAGAACGCGCAGGCCGAGTACCTGCGCCGCCTCGGCGTGCcgggcgacgcgccgggcgccgACGAGGCGTTCCGCCGTCTGGCGCCGCTCGTCACGTACGAGGACATCCTCCCCGACGTCCTCCGCATCGCCAACGGCGACACCTCGCCCATCCTCTCCGGCAAGCCCGTCAGCGAGTTCCTCACCAG CTCCGGCACGTCGGGTGGGGAGAGGAAGCTGATGCCGACGatagaggaggagatggagcggcgGTCGGGGCTGTACAGCTTGCTGATGCCGGTGATGAGCCGGCAGGTGCCCGGGCTGGACAAGGGCAAGGCCATGTACCTCTACTTCGTCAAGTCGGAGTGGCGCACGCCGGGCGGGCTGCCGGCGAGGCCCGTGCTGACGAGCTTCTACCGGAGCCGCTACTTCCTCGAGCGGCCTCACGACCCGTACACGGTGTACACGAGCCCCGACGAGGCGGTGCTGTGCGAGGACGCGTACCAGAGCATGTACGCGCAGCTCATCTGCGGCCTCGTCCACCGCGCCGACGTGCTCCGCGTCGGCGCGGTGTTCGCGTCGGGCTTCCTCCGCGCGATCCGCTTCCTGGAGAAGCACTGGCCGAGCCTGTGCCGCGACATCCGCGCgggggagctcgacggcggggTCACCGACCCCGCCGTGCGCGGCGCCGTCGGGAGGGTGCTCCGCGGCGCCGACCCGGCGCTCGCCGACGCGATCGAGGCGGAGTGCGCGAGGCCGTCGTGGCAGGGCATCATCCGGAGGGTGTGGCCCAGCACCAAGTACATCGACGTCATCGTCACCGGCGCCATGGCGCAGTACATCCCGACACTGGAGTTCTACGGCGGCGGGCTGCCGCTCGCCTGCACCATGTACGCCTCCTCCGAGTGCTACTTCGGCCTCAACCTCAACCCCATGTGCAAGCCCAGCGAGGTCGCCTACACCCTCATCCCAACAATGTGCTACTTCGAGTTCCTCCCCGTCAACTCCGGCGCCAACGACGTCGCCGCCCCGGAGCCCGACCACCGcggcctcgtcgacctcgtcgacGTCAAGCTCGGACACGAGTACGAGCTCGTCGTCACCACCTACTCCGGCCTGTACCGCTACCGCGTGGGCGACGTGCTGCGCGTGGCCGGGTTCAAGAACGCGGCGCCCATGTTCGCCTTCGTGCGGCGGAAGAACGTGGCCCTCAGCATCGACTCCGACAAGACGGACGAGGCGGAGCTGCACGCGGCGGTGACCGAGGCGGTGCAGCACCTGGCGCCGTTCGGGGCGTCGCTGGTGGAGTACACGAGCTACGCCGACACGGCGACCACCATCCCGGGCCACTACGTGCTGTTCTGGGAGCTCAGGTCGCCGGCGGGCGGGACGCCGGTGCCGGCGTCGGTGTTCGAGGACTGCTGCCTCGCCGTCGAGGAAGGGCTCAACAGCGTGTACCGCcagtgccgcgccgccgaccgGTCGATCGGGCCGCTGGAGATCCGCGTCGTGGCGGACGGCACGTTCGACAAGCTCATGGACTACGCGCTCAGCCGCGGCGCGTCCATCAACCAGTACAAGGCGCCGCGCTGCGTGCGCCCGGGCCCCGTCGTCGAGCTGCTCGACGGCAGGGTGCAGGCCACCTACTTCAGCCCCAAGTGCCCCAAATGGTGCGCCGGCGGCAACAAGCAGTGGAtcagcagcggcgccgccgcgaagaagacgacgacgacctgtGATAGCTTGGCTGTGTGA
- the LOC4339235 gene encoding transcription factor bHLH68 isoform X1, giving the protein MADEHEWWNSPCSARTGDDEAACSTADADESAVGSTPMSFGHGGQPASLSDAAASSSSSSFLLAGQHMDYWTQDFIRGGRAAAAATASFDTLLQLQLQGGDAASRRLLLGDHAAAPPRHLVVPGAPYGGGGGDDTAAPPRGLSPTPYEAADNLQQQQSFPGGHHVVVGSSSGLFRPATTAPPPQFLLQSNTDRLHDHHQDAGSPSPATRSSPGSPAAAKKPRIEAPSPMPTFKVRKEKLGDRITALQQLVSPFGKTDTASVLHEAIEYIKFLHDQVASLSSPYLRCGRPVQLQHQQGSHKVNGNCEGKQLDLRSRGLCLVPVASTYTVASETATEFWHPTFGGTFR; this is encoded by the exons ATGGCGGATGAGCATGAGTGGTGGAATAGCCCTTGCTCTGCGcgcaccggcgacgacgaagcCGCGTGCTCGACGGCGGACGCCGATGAGTCAGCGGTTGGGAGTACTCCGATGAGCTTCGGCCATGGCGGCCAGCCTGCTAGTTTatctgacgccgccgcctcctcgtcgtcgtcatcgttcctTCTTGCCGGACAACACATGGATTATTGGACGCAGGACTTCAT CAGGGGAGGtagagcagcggcagcggccacCGCGAGCTTCGACACgctgctccagctccagctccaaggcggcgacgcggcgagcCGCCGCTTGCTGCTCGGCGACCacgccgcagcgccgccgcgtcacCTCGTCGTGCCAGGGGCGccctacggcggcggcggcggtgatgacacggcggcgccgccgcgaggctTGTCACCGACACCGTACGAGGCGGCCGACaacctgcagcagcagcaatcgtTCCCCGGCGGCCACCACGTCGTCGTAGGCTCGTCGTCGGGGCTCttccggccggcgacgacggcgccgccgccgcagtttCTCTTGCAG TCCAACACGGATCGCCTCCATGATCATCATCAGGAcgccggctcgccgtcgccggcgacgagaagctctcctggctcgccggcggcagcgaagAAACCACGGATCGAGGCGCCGTCGCCGATGCCGACTTTCAAG GTGAGGAAAGAGAAGCTCGGGGACAGAATCACTGCGCTCCAGCAACTCGTCTCGCCTTTTGGAAAG ACGGATACCGCATCGGTTCTTCACGAGGCCATCGAATACATCAAGTTCCTTCACGATCAAGTTGCC TCTCTGAGCTCACCGTACCTGAGGTGTGGGCGCCCTGTGCAGCTACAACACCAACAG GGTTCCCATAAGGTGAATGGTAACTGTGAGGGGAAGCAGCTGGACTTGCGCAGCCGAGGCTTGTGCCTTGTTCCGGTTGCGAGCACTTATACTGTGGCCAGTGAGACTGCGACAGAGTTTTGGCACCCTACCTTTGGAGGCACATTTCGGTAG
- the LOC4339235 gene encoding transcription factor bHLH68 isoform X2 yields the protein MADEHEWWNSPCSARTGDDEAACSTADADESAVGSTPMSFGHGGQPASLSDAAASSSSSSFLLAGQHMDYWTQDFMGGRAAAAATASFDTLLQLQLQGGDAASRRLLLGDHAAAPPRHLVVPGAPYGGGGGDDTAAPPRGLSPTPYEAADNLQQQQSFPGGHHVVVGSSSGLFRPATTAPPPQFLLQSNTDRLHDHHQDAGSPSPATRSSPGSPAAAKKPRIEAPSPMPTFKVRKEKLGDRITALQQLVSPFGKTDTASVLHEAIEYIKFLHDQVASLSSPYLRCGRPVQLQHQQGSHKVNGNCEGKQLDLRSRGLCLVPVASTYTVASETATEFWHPTFGGTFR from the exons ATGGCGGATGAGCATGAGTGGTGGAATAGCCCTTGCTCTGCGcgcaccggcgacgacgaagcCGCGTGCTCGACGGCGGACGCCGATGAGTCAGCGGTTGGGAGTACTCCGATGAGCTTCGGCCATGGCGGCCAGCCTGCTAGTTTatctgacgccgccgcctcctcgtcgtcgtcatcgttcctTCTTGCCGGACAACACATGGATTATTGGACGCAGGACTTCAT GGGAGGtagagcagcggcagcggccacCGCGAGCTTCGACACgctgctccagctccagctccaaggcggcgacgcggcgagcCGCCGCTTGCTGCTCGGCGACCacgccgcagcgccgccgcgtcacCTCGTCGTGCCAGGGGCGccctacggcggcggcggcggtgatgacacggcggcgccgccgcgaggctTGTCACCGACACCGTACGAGGCGGCCGACaacctgcagcagcagcaatcgtTCCCCGGCGGCCACCACGTCGTCGTAGGCTCGTCGTCGGGGCTCttccggccggcgacgacggcgccgccgccgcagtttCTCTTGCAG TCCAACACGGATCGCCTCCATGATCATCATCAGGAcgccggctcgccgtcgccggcgacgagaagctctcctggctcgccggcggcagcgaagAAACCACGGATCGAGGCGCCGTCGCCGATGCCGACTTTCAAG GTGAGGAAAGAGAAGCTCGGGGACAGAATCACTGCGCTCCAGCAACTCGTCTCGCCTTTTGGAAAG ACGGATACCGCATCGGTTCTTCACGAGGCCATCGAATACATCAAGTTCCTTCACGATCAAGTTGCC TCTCTGAGCTCACCGTACCTGAGGTGTGGGCGCCCTGTGCAGCTACAACACCAACAG GGTTCCCATAAGGTGAATGGTAACTGTGAGGGGAAGCAGCTGGACTTGCGCAGCCGAGGCTTGTGCCTTGTTCCGGTTGCGAGCACTTATACTGTGGCCAGTGAGACTGCGACAGAGTTTTGGCACCCTACCTTTGGAGGCACATTTCGGTAG